One stretch of Microbacterium terrae DNA includes these proteins:
- a CDS encoding alpha/beta hydrolase translates to MTTTRGTILVLPGGGYSRLADHEGEPIAHWLRGLGWDARVVRYPVGVRHPMPLDAVRAEVAAERAAGASVVGVIGFSAGGHLAGHAALAPSAPHERPDFAVLSYPVTSFVGAPHVRSRAVLVGDDPSVADVPVQHSYVLAQALAAARVPHELHVFPGDIHGVGLASGTAAAAWTGLCTDWLTRWDAEL, encoded by the coding sequence ATGACGACCACCCGCGGCACGATCCTGGTGCTCCCCGGCGGCGGGTACAGCCGCCTCGCCGATCACGAAGGCGAACCGATCGCGCACTGGCTGCGCGGACTCGGGTGGGACGCGCGCGTCGTGCGCTACCCCGTCGGGGTGCGGCACCCGATGCCGCTCGACGCCGTGCGTGCCGAGGTGGCGGCGGAACGCGCTGCGGGCGCATCCGTCGTCGGCGTCATCGGGTTCTCCGCAGGCGGCCATCTCGCCGGCCACGCCGCGCTCGCGCCCTCCGCACCGCACGAGCGGCCCGACTTCGCCGTTCTCTCGTACCCGGTGACGAGCTTCGTCGGGGCGCCGCACGTGCGCTCGCGTGCGGTGCTGGTCGGCGACGATCCGTCGGTCGCCGACGTGCCCGTGCAGCACAGCTATGTGCTGGCGCAGGCCCTCGCGGCCGCGAGGGTGCCGCATGAGCTGCACGTCTTCCCCGGCGACATCCACGGCGTCGGCCTCGCGAGCGGCACGGCTGCTGCGGCGTGGACCGGCCTCTGTACAGACTGGCTCACCCGCTGGGATGCCGAGCTCTGA
- a CDS encoding alpha-L-rhamnosidase, with product MIEAYRLRVNARDSPSEVDEPRPTLSWSLRGDGGAAESVRVRVRPLAGDAADWTSEWMPGDRVSTRYGGPDLEPESTYRWIVEVRWPSGETHSAEAAFETGVTDWADARWIGRDPEPNGAVDAADRDSVAAVRLTPRTTNLEPPLQLRRSFAIDVPAERARLTVTARGLVLPYVNGARVGADELLPGWTDYRTRIQYRTFDITELLRIGENVVAAEVAEGWWSGFLGFDHRHHAHHYGTAPQLLARLVIDHVDGTRTVVGTDAAWREHAGRRRWADLLMGEHIDARFGTPGWTGRGFDDARWRAAVVLDPEIGPVIGQRDEPVRAVAELAPVTIDRTPERTIVDFGQNLVGRLRVPASPDQPLRVRHGEVLDADGELYVENLRSAEAIDHFRTTSPAEPAFTFHGFRYAELSGADVDAADVRAVVLSSDVEWTGQVTTSSPFLNRLIENIRWGQRGNFVSVPTDCPQRDERLGWTADVQVFAPTATLNADLQALLRRWLADLVAAQLPNGSVPDVIPRSPGTTLFDYGAPGWGDAIVLVPWTMYRTYGDVEILREMFEPMRRWLDYVAVRNPDGVWCSGRGNDYGDWLSVDEHTPKEVVATAYHAHATAVAARIAGVLGDDAAQASLEARAALIRRAYRETFLAERGRVTGDSQTGYLMTLAWDLAPEEDRDALFARLVEKVEDRGARLTTGFHGVALLCPTLARFGRPDLAYDLLFQREFPSWGFSIDNGATTIWERWDGWTPESGFQTPEMNSFNHYSLGSVGEWIYTDVAGIAQAAESVGFADVVIAPHVDPRLDWVEGSLQTVRGRVASRWERTGDEIVLTVVLPPGVRGTARLGQVTAPLQSGTTVVRTLATSAAS from the coding sequence ATGATCGAGGCCTACCGACTGCGCGTCAACGCGCGCGACAGCCCGAGCGAGGTCGACGAACCGCGCCCGACCTTGTCTTGGTCGCTCCGGGGAGATGGCGGCGCTGCGGAGAGCGTGCGCGTGCGCGTGCGCCCGCTCGCCGGGGATGCGGCTGACTGGACGAGCGAATGGATGCCGGGCGATCGTGTCTCGACCCGCTACGGCGGACCCGACCTCGAGCCCGAGTCGACGTATCGGTGGATTGTGGAGGTGCGCTGGCCCTCGGGGGAGACCCACTCCGCGGAGGCCGCGTTCGAGACCGGCGTCACCGACTGGGCTGACGCGCGCTGGATCGGCCGTGACCCCGAGCCCAACGGCGCGGTCGACGCGGCCGATCGCGACAGCGTCGCGGCGGTTCGACTCACGCCGCGCACGACGAACCTCGAGCCGCCGCTCCAGCTGCGCCGCTCCTTCGCGATCGACGTTCCCGCCGAGCGCGCGCGGCTCACCGTCACGGCGCGCGGACTGGTGCTGCCGTACGTGAACGGCGCGCGCGTCGGCGCGGACGAGCTGCTGCCGGGCTGGACCGACTACCGCACGCGCATCCAATACCGCACCTTCGACATCACCGAGCTCCTGCGGATCGGCGAGAACGTGGTCGCCGCCGAGGTCGCCGAGGGCTGGTGGTCGGGGTTCCTCGGGTTCGACCATCGCCATCATGCGCACCACTACGGCACGGCGCCGCAGCTGCTCGCTCGGCTCGTGATCGACCACGTCGACGGCACCCGCACGGTCGTGGGGACGGATGCCGCGTGGCGCGAGCACGCGGGCCGTCGGCGGTGGGCCGACCTCCTCATGGGCGAGCACATCGACGCGCGATTCGGCACTCCGGGCTGGACCGGACGCGGGTTCGACGATGCGCGCTGGCGCGCCGCCGTCGTGCTCGACCCCGAGATCGGTCCCGTGATCGGCCAGCGCGACGAGCCGGTCCGCGCCGTCGCCGAGCTCGCGCCGGTCACGATCGACCGCACGCCCGAGCGCACGATCGTCGACTTCGGGCAGAATCTCGTGGGGCGCCTCCGGGTGCCGGCGAGTCCTGATCAGCCGCTCCGGGTGCGTCACGGCGAGGTGCTCGACGCCGACGGCGAGCTGTACGTGGAGAACCTGCGGTCGGCGGAGGCGATCGACCACTTCCGCACGACGAGTCCGGCCGAGCCCGCGTTCACGTTCCACGGCTTCCGCTATGCCGAGCTCTCCGGCGCCGACGTGGACGCCGCCGACGTGCGGGCGGTCGTGCTCTCGTCCGACGTGGAGTGGACCGGACAGGTGACGACCTCGTCGCCGTTCCTCAACCGGCTCATCGAGAACATCCGGTGGGGTCAGCGCGGCAACTTCGTCTCGGTCCCGACGGATTGCCCGCAGCGCGACGAGCGACTCGGCTGGACCGCCGACGTGCAGGTGTTCGCGCCGACGGCGACCCTCAACGCCGACCTCCAGGCGCTGCTGCGTCGCTGGCTCGCCGACCTCGTCGCTGCGCAGCTGCCGAACGGATCGGTGCCCGACGTCATCCCGCGCTCCCCGGGGACGACGCTGTTCGACTACGGCGCGCCGGGATGGGGCGACGCGATCGTGCTCGTGCCGTGGACCATGTACCGCACGTACGGCGACGTCGAGATCCTGCGCGAGATGTTCGAGCCGATGCGTCGCTGGCTCGACTATGTCGCGGTGCGCAATCCCGACGGCGTCTGGTGCAGCGGCCGGGGGAACGACTACGGCGACTGGCTGTCGGTCGACGAGCACACGCCGAAGGAGGTCGTCGCCACGGCGTACCACGCGCACGCGACGGCGGTGGCCGCGCGGATCGCCGGCGTGCTGGGCGACGACGCCGCGCAGGCGTCGCTCGAAGCTCGCGCCGCGCTGATCCGGCGCGCGTATCGCGAGACGTTCCTCGCCGAGCGCGGACGCGTGACGGGCGACTCGCAGACGGGCTACCTGATGACGCTCGCCTGGGACCTGGCGCCCGAGGAGGACCGCGATGCGCTGTTCGCCCGACTCGTCGAGAAAGTCGAAGATCGCGGCGCGCGCCTGACGACGGGCTTCCACGGCGTGGCGCTGCTGTGCCCCACGCTGGCGCGGTTCGGTCGTCCGGACCTCGCTTACGACCTGCTGTTCCAGCGCGAGTTCCCCTCGTGGGGGTTCTCCATCGACAACGGCGCCACCACCATCTGGGAGCGCTGGGACGGCTGGACGCCCGAGAGCGGATTCCAGACCCCTGAGATGAACTCGTTCAACCACTACTCGCTCGGCTCGGTGGGGGAGTGGATCTACACCGACGTCGCCGGGATCGCGCAGGCGGCGGAGTCGGTCGGGTTCGCCGATGTCGTCATCGCCCCGCACGTGGATCCACGGCTCGACTGGGTCGAGGGGAGCCTGCAGACGGTGCGCGGCCGGGTCGCGTCGCGGTGGGAGCGCACCGGAGACGAGATCGTGCTCACCGTCGTACTGCCGCCCGGAGTGCGGGGCACCGCCCGACTGGGGCAGGTGACGGCGCCGCTGCAGAGCGGAACGACCGTCGTCCGTACGCTCGCGACATCCGCGGCGTCGTGA